In Chitinophaga nivalis, a single genomic region encodes these proteins:
- a CDS encoding SusD/RagB family nutrient-binding outer membrane lipoprotein — translation MKVVIKYLLVLLLIAGTSACSKKYFDINEDNPNNPNNVDVDLVLSPQLRSIAAIQHMGSDDMSYWMGYWTIGGGSFVNSYVFNYTFDNKWFQGMWTSYYSYLGNLQYIDQHANGNNFYRGIVKTLNVVCYHNLIDLFGNIPYSQALQIDKYPTPVYDDAATIYNDLYQQLDSARNLIKQWTGNTPKGDIMYNGNKGNWIRFINTLQLRLLLRVSQLPTKPAYYATALNNLRSSAAADGYISSIQTEGNVNPGFFNQSGKGNPMVERFWNISQHQQTSSYNYYRANAAAVNFYLDGFNGYGDWRLYRVYAPYDNNPDHFKGAYFGIPTANNDTLSGFSWGDKVNGSFSGTNGFGIIKNISQPIPMITAFESYFLQAEASYRNLIPGDYKELYKNGVRANFTYLYKGSLPDPSGSISYQPNNAIEDANGYMAQTSGKINNFNIELTSDPLQTILSQKWIAMNGVNPFEPYADFRRTGWPTYIYGSKYPGAPALPKRVFYPSIEYATNKDNVNAQGADLLTKKIFWGR, via the coding sequence ATGAAAGTAGTCATTAAATATTTACTCGTTCTGTTGCTGATAGCAGGGACGTCGGCTTGCTCAAAAAAATATTTCGATATAAATGAAGATAATCCCAATAATCCCAACAACGTAGACGTCGATCTGGTGCTGTCTCCACAGTTAAGGAGTATTGCCGCCATACAGCATATGGGATCAGATGACATGTCGTATTGGATGGGTTATTGGACCATAGGCGGCGGTTCTTTTGTGAACTCCTATGTATTCAATTACACCTTCGACAACAAGTGGTTTCAGGGTATGTGGACCAGCTACTACAGCTATCTTGGTAATTTACAGTACATAGACCAGCATGCAAACGGGAATAACTTTTACCGGGGTATCGTGAAAACACTGAATGTCGTTTGTTATCATAACCTGATTGATCTGTTTGGAAATATTCCTTACTCGCAGGCGTTACAGATCGATAAATACCCTACACCGGTGTATGATGATGCCGCCACTATTTATAATGATCTGTACCAGCAACTGGACAGTGCCAGAAACCTGATTAAGCAATGGACCGGCAATACCCCCAAAGGTGATATTATGTACAATGGGAATAAGGGCAATTGGATCAGATTTATCAATACGCTCCAGTTAAGATTACTCCTCAGAGTGAGTCAATTACCAACCAAACCGGCTTATTATGCCACTGCATTAAATAATCTGCGCAGCAGTGCAGCAGCCGATGGATACATTTCAAGTATACAAACAGAAGGAAATGTAAATCCCGGATTCTTCAACCAAAGCGGCAAAGGTAACCCCATGGTAGAAAGATTCTGGAATATCAGCCAGCATCAGCAAACCTCCAGCTACAACTACTATCGGGCCAATGCGGCAGCCGTTAATTTTTACCTGGATGGATTCAATGGCTACGGCGACTGGCGGTTATACAGGGTGTACGCTCCATATGATAATAATCCGGACCACTTTAAAGGCGCTTATTTTGGCATACCTACCGCTAATAATGATACCTTATCAGGTTTCTCCTGGGGGGATAAGGTAAATGGCAGTTTCTCCGGTACGAATGGCTTTGGCATTATCAAAAATATCAGTCAGCCTATTCCGATGATTACCGCTTTTGAAAGTTATTTCCTGCAAGCCGAAGCCAGCTATAGGAATCTGATTCCGGGTGATTATAAAGAGCTATACAAAAATGGGGTGCGCGCCAACTTTACCTATTTATACAAAGGTTCTTTGCCAGATCCTTCCGGCAGTATTTCCTACCAGCCCAATAATGCTATTGAAGATGCCAATGGTTACATGGCCCAGACTTCCGGTAAGATCAACAACTTCAATATAGAGCTGACCAGCGATCCGCTGCAAACCATCTTATCACAGAAATGGATTGCCATGAATGGCGTCAATCCATTTGAACCTTATGCTGATTTCCGGCGCACCGGATGGCCTACCTATATTTATGGTTCCAAATACCCGGGCGCACCCGCTTTACCTAAAAGAGTTTTTTATCCAAGCATAGAATACGCTACCAATAAGGATAATGTAAACGCGCAAGGAGCAGATTTACTGACCAAAAAAATATTCTGGGGTAGATAA